DNA from Nocardioides yefusunii:
TGGAAGAACCCGTGGGGCGAGCTCGACGAGGACCGGTTCGACGCCGACCGCAGTCATCGTTCGGTGCTGACGCTGCGCAGGCTGTTCGAGACCGTGCGTGACTACCCGCGTCGGGTGGAGATCGCCGTCGAGACCAAGCATCCGGTGCGTTACGGCAGCGCGGTGGAGCGCAAGCTCGTCGAGCTGTTGCGTGAGTTCGGGTGGGACGGGCCGGACTCCCCGGTGCGCGTCATGAGCTTCTCCTGGACGGCTCTGCAGCGCGTCGAACGGCTCGCTCCCGACGTCCGCCTGGTGCAGCTGATCGAGAAGGCGCACCTGTGGCCGATGCTGCGTCGCGTCATCGGGCCGGACTGGATCGTCGGGCCCGGCGTCAAGGAACTGCGGGCCCACCCGGGCCTGGCGAAGCGGCTGGTGGCGTCGGGACGCGACATCCACGTCTGGACGGTGAACAGCCGCAAGGACCTCGACCTGTGCCTCTCCCTCGGCGTCAAGGCGGTCATCAGTGACCGTCCGGGATACATGTTGGAGCTGCTCGACGGGTAGTTTTGCCCCATGGCGAAGAAGTCCCGCAAGAACGTCGCAGCTGCCCCCCTCGCTGAGGGAGAGGTCGGCCCGCGTCAGCCCTGTCCCTGTGGTTCCGGCAAGCGTTACAAGGCGTGCCACGGTGCCGCCGGCGGCGTGACCACCCCGTACGTCGCGCGTCCCTTCGAGGGCATGCCGGGCGAGTGCGACCTGATTGCGCTGCGCGAGTTCGTGCACGCCGGTACCGCTCCGCTGGAGCTGGCCGAGGGCGTCGTCGGCGCCGGCAAGACGGTCGTCCGCCTCAACACCGCCCTCCCGGTCGGCGCGCCCGCGATGGTGCGCGACTCCGGCGAGGTGTGGCTGGGCCTGCAGGTCCAGCACAACTACGGCGACCCCTCGCGCGACCTGGGTGCCGTCCTGCTGAAGGCGCTGGAGCAGGCCGAGCGTGGCGAGTCCGGCATCGTCGGCCTCAACGCCGCTCCGGGTGAGGGTCCGCGTCTGCAGGACCTCGTCGCCAACGAGACCCTCGACGTCACCGTCGAGGACACCTACGAGTTCTGGGTCTCCGACGTCGAGGAGCCCGGCCACGACTTCATGCACGCCCTCGAGGACGCCAACGAGTCGATCTTCCCCTCCGCGCGTCTCAAGCGCGTCGACGGTGCCTACTGGACCAACGTCGGCACCAAGGAGCACCTGCGCTGGGTCATGCCGCACGACGAGGACGTCCTCCTCGACGCGCTGGCCC
Protein-coding regions in this window:
- a CDS encoding glycerophosphodiester phosphodiesterase, whose amino-acid sequence is MRPQVVAHRGASFEKAEHTLGAYIAALDAGAEGLECDVRLTADGHLVCFHDRDLRRTGQTKGVVSTKTLADLDQLDFTAWKNPWGELDEDRFDADRSHRSVLTLRRLFETVRDYPRRVEIAVETKHPVRYGSAVERKLVELLREFGWDGPDSPVRVMSFSWTALQRVERLAPDVRLVQLIEKAHLWPMLRRVIGPDWIVGPGVKELRAHPGLAKRLVASGRDIHVWTVNSRKDLDLCLSLGVKAVISDRPGYMLELLDG
- a CDS encoding DUF5926 family protein codes for the protein MAKKSRKNVAAAPLAEGEVGPRQPCPCGSGKRYKACHGAAGGVTTPYVARPFEGMPGECDLIALREFVHAGTAPLELAEGVVGAGKTVVRLNTALPVGAPAMVRDSGEVWLGLQVQHNYGDPSRDLGAVLLKALEQAERGESGIVGLNAAPGEGPRLQDLVANETLDVTVEDTYEFWVSDVEEPGHDFMHALEDANESIFPSARLKRVDGAYWTNVGTKEHLRWVMPHDEDVLLDALARLHVAGEDNLVEGGRFVGMFRAHGLLVPVWDLPVGTGAKAIDMPAQKFRTALNKTMKLKSPLNAEQRSARAGLLNRQVTIR